The Arachis ipaensis cultivar K30076 chromosome B07, Araip1.1, whole genome shotgun sequence genome includes a window with the following:
- the LOC107610169 gene encoding allene oxide synthase has product MELKFTSLSSKAISLAPLKALSSEAESLSFPSSEPTKQQQQQLPLRIIPGDYGLPFFGAIKDRLEYFYSDGGRNEFFRSRQQKYNSTIFRANMPPGPFVASDPKVIVLLDGKSFPVLFDLTKVEKKDLFTGTYMPSTNLTGGYRILSYLDPSEPKHEKLKNLIFFLLKSRSNNVIPQFHSNYTDLFDSLDIELSKNGKASFSGNDQTAFTFLCRAFYGTDPKDTSLGSDGPSLVQKWVLFNLSPELSLGLPKFIEDPILHTFRLPSIFVKSDYKRLYDFFYGSAGFVLEEAERQGISRDEACHNILFATCFNTFGGVKIFFPALMKWIGGPGNKELHSRLAQEIRSAVKSNGGEVTIATMEEMPLMKSVVYETFRIDPPVPLQYAKAKQDMVIENHENSFQVKKGEMLFGFQPFATKDPKIFERAEEFVGDRFLGEEGEKLLKYVLWSNGPETESPSVRNKQCPGKDFVVLVSRLLVVEMFLRYDSFEVEATKSALGYDLNFISLAKATS; this is encoded by the coding sequence ATGGAATTGAAATTCACTTCATTATCCTCAAAGGCAATCTCGCTAGCTCCACTGAAAGCACTATCATCAGAAGCTGAATCGCTTTCATTTCCATCATCGGAACCCAccaagcagcagcagcagcagcttcCTCTTCGTATAATTCCCGGTGACTACGGCCTCCCATTCTTCGGAGCAATCAAGGACCGCCTTGAGTACTTCTACAGCGACGGCGGCCGCAACGAGTTCTTCAGGTCCCGCCAACAAAAGTACAACTCCACCATCTTCCGCGCCAACATGCCACCTGGCCCCTTCGTCGCCTCCGATCCAAAGGTCATCGTCCTCCTCGACGGAAAAAGCTTCCCTGTTCTCTTCGACCTTACCAAAGTAGAGAAGAAGGACCTCTTCACTGGAACCTACATGCCCTCCACCAATCTCACCGGAGGCTACCGCATCCTCTCCTACCTCGACCCTTCCGAACCAAAGCACGAGAAGCTCAAGAACctcatcttcttcctcctcaaGTCCAGAAGCAACAACGTCATCCCTCAGTTCCATTCAAACTACACTGATCTCTTTGATTCCCTGGACATAGAACTTTCCAAGAACGGCAAAGCAAGTTTCTCCGGCAACGACCAAACGGCGTTTACGTTTCTTTGCCGCGCTTTTTACGGTACCGATCCCAAAGACACGAGCCTCGGAAGCGACGGTCCCAGCCTGGTGCAGAAATGGGTGCTGTTCAACCTCAGCCCAGAGCTTTCCCTTGGCCTCCCCAAGTTCATCGAAGATCCCATTCTTCACACGTTCCGTCTTCCCTCCATCTTCGTCAAGAGCGATTACAAGAGGCTCTATGATTTCTTCTACGGCAGCGCAGGCTTCGTCCTCGAAGAAGCCGAGCGCCAAGGCATCTCCAGGGATGAAGCGTGCCATAACATCTTATTCGCCACCTGCTTTAACACCTTCGGAGGTGTGAAGATCTTCTTCCCGGCGTTGATGAAATGGATCGGTGGCCCCGGGAACAAGGAGCTCCATTCCCGGCTGGCTCAGGAGATAAGATCAGCCGTGAAATCCAACGGCGGAGAGGTAACGATAGCGACAATGGAAGAAATGCCGTTGATGAAGTCAGTGGTGTACGAGACTTTCCGCATCGACCCTCCCGTGCCGCTTCAGTACGCGAAGGCAAAGCAAGACATGGTTATAGAGAACCATGAAAACTCTTTCCAAGTGAAGAAAGGGGAAATGCTGTTCGGGTTTCAACCGTTTGCCACGAAGGATCCAAAGATATTTGAGAGAGCAGAGGAGTTCGTTGGGGATAGGTTCTTGGGTGAAGAAGGTGAGAAGCTTCTGAAGTATGTTTTGTGGTCGAATGGGCCTGAGACGGAGTCTCCGAGTGTTAGGAACAAGCAGTGTCCCGGTAAAGACTTTGTGGTGTTGGTTTCCAGGCTTCTTGTGGTCGAGATGTTTCTCCGTTATGATTCTTTTGAGGTTGAAGCCACAAAGTCAGCACTCGGTTATGATCTTAACTTCATCTCTCTCGCCAAAGCTACCTCTTAG